Proteins encoded in a region of the Leptospira montravelensis genome:
- a CDS encoding flagellar assembly protein FlaA, translated as MIALRNLRNLTLFLFFFEIVPIWGESGIWREILLENFELTNYNQGNLRTKLEKGTKLPEISLSTNFTAPIPGSKQALVLRIPKDANFPFSLYFPKPIEVNAFIKEITIPIYSSLSNGNLTLIIESQDAEVRQLNLTSLNYRGWKSITVSISKNFDQNDRVFLQKSSIRILGFFYLPYENNDPNQEVLIAIDDITAIVRDKYRPLRNKEILLED; from the coding sequence ATGATTGCACTCAGAAACTTACGGAATCTCACACTTTTTCTTTTCTTCTTTGAAATCGTTCCGATTTGGGGCGAGAGTGGGATTTGGCGTGAGATTCTACTCGAAAACTTTGAATTAACTAATTACAATCAAGGAAATTTGCGTACTAAATTAGAAAAAGGTACAAAACTTCCTGAAATCTCGCTTTCTACCAATTTTACAGCACCCATTCCAGGCTCCAAACAAGCACTTGTCTTACGAATCCCAAAAGATGCCAATTTTCCATTTTCATTATACTTTCCAAAACCAATTGAGGTAAATGCCTTCATCAAAGAAATCACTATACCCATTTATTCTTCGCTGTCCAATGGGAACCTAACACTGATCATAGAATCGCAGGATGCAGAAGTAAGACAACTGAACCTCACTTCACTCAATTATCGAGGATGGAAATCGATAACTGTTTCTATTTCCAAAAATTTTGATCAAAATGATCGAGTTTTTCTTCAAAAAAGTTCTATCAGAATTCTAGGATTTTTTTATCTTCCCTATGAAAACAATGACCCGAACCAAGAGGTCCTCATTGCCATCGATGATATAACTGCCATTGTGCGAGATAAATACAGGCCCCTTCGTAATAAAGAAATCCTACTTGAGGATTGA